A region from the Triticum aestivum cultivar Chinese Spring chromosome 3D, IWGSC CS RefSeq v2.1, whole genome shotgun sequence genome encodes:
- the LOC123080447 gene encoding uncharacterized protein: MNTIMEEVCKNYTEGWVNNNLEPRKSVDRVEGFVIVAAVFMIALAILSPRRRQSRSIIIRYGVGGVFILSFPLLSYTVGLMQAGKIKNELYPVWAMFLAMLFGGTSSMSVQKLDQNKQLMKLYCDCLLFTMCSATVSGGFIYTFGMKHSSSRLVPIGCLFVVGFLLGIKTAEQFGAALLASKPSSDNGIKWLARYMKGEHILSTSYDPRTMQGYKYPVLIHSGRATIGENAITLDNIWCDNIGILSSYYSAPIRRLKDLCLSFALFHLVVRRYFGYTCPESGLDKTRDLVLDGLLQTEQDYERAFQVIEAELAFLYDFFFTKYTFIMYGNELRYYALSLTLTLVSIAAGAWSLSVLNRHGSILDSRFVETSTKDVLVTLIALAALSVSQFLQIWSYCVSGWAKISFVCKYVAHPSWQGNTRIEKLLLCYGRPHKWLRYWRNTIGQYSVLDSFSSSYRCQLKHLLPTEKAGKPVELPMQVKRAVARTIRNSTNGHLSHGTSALMRHGMSDELCGACQINDEYTLTDTILAWHVATSFCEISDTIKRPHDVHPNQVVATILSKYCTYLVAFAPTLLPGSAPETKCALDEMVKEAKEMLHDLVSPREKYGKLSELEYVVGGGRKLFTYGAVLGKALESMDNHANRWDLLADFWAEMMVYIAPSNNVAGHIELLAEGGEFVTHVWALLMHAGILERPSTTIIP, encoded by the coding sequence ATGAATACAATCATGGAAGAAGTATGCAAAAACTACACAGAGGGTTGGGTCAACAATAATCTAGAACCAAGGAAGAGTGTAGACCGCGTGGAAGGTTTTGTCATCGTCGCGGCTGTGTTTATGATCGCCCTTGCCATTCTCTCGCCCAGGAGGCGTCAATCTCGGAGCATCATTATAAGATATGGAGTGGGCGGAGTGTTTATATTATCCTTCCCACTTCTCTCCTACACTGTGGGACTGATGCAGGCGGGGAAAATTAAAAATGAGTTGTACCCGGTGTGGGCAATGTTTCTGGCCATGCTTTTTGGAGGCACCAGCTCAATGTCTGTCCAGAAGCTCGATCAAAACAAGCAACTCATGAAGCTCTACTGTGATTGTCTCTTGTTCACGATGTGCAGTGCCACGGTATCAGGTGGTTTTATTTATACATTCGGTATGAAGCATAGTTCCAGTCGCCTTGTTCCCATTGGTTGCTTGTTTGTCGTGGGATTTCTATTGGGAATTAAAACGGCTGAGCAGTTTGGTGCTGCATTGTTAGCAAGCAAACCATCATCGGACAATGGAATCAAGTGGCTGGCCCGCTACATGAAGGGTGAGCACATACTCAGCACATCCTACGACCCTCGTACCATGCAGGGATACAAGTACCCGGTTCTAATCCATTCTGGGCGGGCAACAATTGGAGAAAATGCAATAACACTGGATAACatttggtgtgacaacatcggtaTCTTGTCATCTTACTATAGTGCTCCTATCCGTCGTCTCAAGGATCTGTGTCTCTCATTCGCATTGTTCCATCTGGTGGTTCGGCGATACTTTGGCTACACTTGTCCTGAATCTGGGCTTGACAAGActcgtgatcttgttcttgatgggCTATTGCAAACAGAACAGGACTATGAAAGAGCATTTCAAGTGATTGAAGCAGAGTTGGCTTTCCTCTACGATTTCTTCTTCACCAAATATACCTTCATAATGTATGGCAACGAGCTAAGGTATTATGCTCTTTCACTCACCCTCACATTGGTCAGTATAGCGGCTGGTGCATGGTCTCTTAGTGTTTTGAACCGGCACGGCTCTATTTTGGACAGTCGTTTTGTAGAAACCAGCACAAAAGATGTCCTGGTTACCCTAATAGCGTTGGCTGCACTATCGGTATCTCAGTTCCTGCAGATATGGTCTTACTGTGTCTCTGGCTGGGCAAAAATATCCTTTGTTTGTAAGTACGTAGCACATCCATCATGGCAAGGGAACACCCGTATTGAGAAGCTTCTTTTATGTTATGGACGACCTCACAAGTGGCTTCGTTATTGGCGCAACACTATTGGCCAATACTCGGTTCTTGATTCCTTTAGTTCCAGCTACCGGTGTCAGTTGAAGCATCTCCTTCCAACTGAGAAAGCAGGCAAGCCTGTGGAGTTGCCAATGCAAGTGAAGAGGGCAGTGGCACGGACTATCAGAAACTCGACAAACGGCCATCTTTCACATGGAACCTCCGCACTAATGAGACACGGCATGAGTGATGAACTATGCGGTGCATGCCAGATCAACGATGAATATACACTGACCGACACCATACTGGCATGGCATGTCGCGACTAGCTTCTGTGAGATCTCGGATACAATCAAACGCCCACACGATGTGCACCCGAATCAAGTTGTCGCCACTATCTTGTCCAAGTATTGTACCTACTTGGTCGCCTTTGCACCAACGTTGCTTCCAGGCAGTGCACCAGAAACAAAGTGTGCTCTCGATGAGATGGTaaaagaagcaaaagaaatgctACATGACCTCGTCTCTCCAAGGGAAAAGTATGGAAAACTTAGTGAACTAGAGTATGTCGTAGGTGGTGGAAGAAAATTGTTCACCTATGGTGCTGTGCTGGGGAAAGCGCTGGAGAGCATGGACAATCATGCGAACCGGTGGGACCTACTGGCAGATTTCTGGGCCGAGATGATGGTGTATATTGCCCCATCTAACAATGTAGCTGGTCACATAGAACTTCTTGCGGAAGGAGGCGAGTTTGTGACTCACGTCTGGGCTTTGCTCATGCATGCCGGTATTCTTGAGCGTCCCAGTACTACAATAATCCCCTAG
- the LOC123075396 gene encoding autophagy-related protein 18a-like, protein MSPSFSFIKGVLPKYFHSEWSVAQFRLHEGEQYIVAFGHEKNTVAVVGMDGSFYRCQFDPVNGGEMQQLECHNFLKPSDQP, encoded by the exons ATGAGTCCATCATTCTCCTTTATTAAAG GTGTGCTACCTAAATATTTCCACTCGGAGTGGTCTGTTGCTCAATTCAGGCTCCATGAGGGTGAGCAATACATCGTCGCATTTGGCCATGAGAAGAATACCGTGGCAGTTGTTGGCATGGACGGAAG CTTCTACCGGTgccagtttgacccagtcaatggAGGAGAAATGCAGCAGCTGGAATGCCACAATTTCCTAAAACCATCAGATCAACCGTAG
- the LOC123075397 gene encoding uncharacterized protein, protein MNTTMEAQVCKNYTERWVNKYVEPRKSIDRVEGFVIVAAVFMIALAILSPRRRQSRSIIIRYGVGGVFILSFPLLSYTVGLMQAGKIKNELYPVWAMFLAMLFGGTSSMSVQKLDQNKQPMKLYCDCLLFTMCASTVLGGFIYTFGMKHSSSRLVPFIGCLFVVGFLLGIKMAEQWGAAFLASKPSSDNGIKWLARYMKGEHKLSTSYDPRTMQGYKYPVLIHSGRATIGENAITLDNIWCDNIGILSSYYSAPIRRLKDLCLSFALFHLVVRRYFGYTCPESGLDKTRDLVLDGLLQTEQDYERAFQVIEAELAFLYDFFFTKYASIMYGNELRYYALSLTLTLVSIAAGAWSLSVLNRHGSILDSRFVETSTKDVLVTLIALAALSVSQFLQIWSYCVSDWAKLSFVCKYVAHPSWQGNTRIEKLLLCYGRPHKWLRYWRNTIGQYSVLDSFSSSYRCRLKHLLPTEKAGKPVELPMQVKRAVARTIRNSTNGHLSHGTSALMRHSMIDELCGACQINNEYTLTDTILAWHVATSICEISDTIKHPHDVHPNQVVATILSKYCTYLVAFAPTLLPGSAPETKCALDEMVKEAKEMLHDLVSPREKYEKLSELEYVVGGGRKLFTYGAVLGKALESMDNHANRWDLLADFWAELMVYIAPSNNVAGHIELLAEGGEFVTHVWALLMHAGILSVPVLQ, encoded by the coding sequence ATGAATACAACCATGGAAGCACAAGTATGCAAAAACTACACAGAGCGTTGGGTCAACAAATATGTGGAACCAAGGAAGAGCATAGACCGTGTGGAAGGTTTTGTCATCGTCGCGGCTGTGTTTATGATCGCCCTTGCCATTCTCTCGCCCAGGAGGCGTCAATCTCGGAGCATCATTATAAGATATGGAGTGGGCGGAGTGTTTATATTGTCCTTCCCACTTCTCTCCTACACTGTGGGACTGATGCAGGCCGGGAAAATTAAAAACGAGTTGTACCCGGTGTGGGCAATGTTTCTGGCCATGCTTTTCGGAGGCACTAGCTCAATGTCTGTCCAGAAGCTCGATCAAAACAAGCAACCCATGAAGCTCTATTGTGATTGTCTCTTGTTCACGATGTGCGCCAGCACGGTATTAGGTGGTTTTATTTATACATTCGGTATGAAGCATAGTTCCAGTCGCCTTGTTCCTTTCATTGGTTGTTTGTTCGTCGTGGGATTTCTATTGGGAATTAAAATGGCCGAGCAGTGGGGTGCTGCATTCTTAGCAAGCAAACCATCATCGGACAATGGCATCAAGTGGCTGGCCCGCTACATGAAGGGTGAGCACAAACTCAGCACATCCTACGACCCTCGTACCATGCAGGGATACAAGTACCCGGTTCTAATCCATTCTGGGCGGGCAACAATTGGAGAAAATGCAATAACACTGGATAACatttggtgtgacaacatcggtaTCTTGTCATCTTACTATAGTGCTCCTATCCGTCGTCTCAAGGATCTGTGTCTCTCATTCGCATTGTTCCATCTGGTGGTTCGGCGATACTTTGGCTACACTTGTCCTGAATCTGGGCTTGACAAGActcgtgatcttgttcttgatgggCTATTGCAAACAGAACAGGACTATGAAAGAGCATTTCAAGTGATTGAAGCAGAGTTGGCTTTCCTCTACGATTTCTTCTTCACCAAATATGCCTCCATAATGTATGGCAACGAGCTAAGGTATTATGCTCTTTCACTCACCCTCACATTGGTCAGTATAGCGGCTGGTGCATGGTCTCTTAGTGTTTTGAACCGGCACGGCTCTATTTTGGACAGTCGTTTTGTAGAAACCAGCACAAAAGATGTCCTGGTTACCCTAATAGCGTTGGCTGCACTTTCGGTATCTCAGTTCCTGCAGATATGGTCTTACTGTGTCTCTGACTGGGCAAAACTATCCTTTGTTTGTAAGTACGTAGCACATCCATCATGGCAAGGGAACACCCGTATTGAGAAGCTTCTTTTATGTTATGGACGACCTCACAAGTGGCTTCGTTATTGGCGCAACACTATTGGCCAATACTCGGTTCTTGATTCCTTTAGTTCCAGCTACCGGTGTCGGTTGAAGCATCTCCTTCCAACTGAGAAAGCAGGCAAGCCTGTGGAGTTGCCAATGCAAGTGAAGAGGGCAGTGGCACGGACTATCAGAAACTCAACAAACGGCCATCTTTCACATGGAACCTCCGCACTAATGAGACACAGCATGATTGATGAACTATGCGGTGCATGCCAGATCAACAATGAATATACACTGACCGACACCATACTGGCATGGCATGTCGCGACTAGCATCTGTGAGATCTCGGATACAATCAAACACCCACACGATGTGCACCCGAATCAAGTTGTCGCCACTATCTTGTCCAAGTATTGTACCTACTTGGTCGCCTTTGCACCAACGTTGCTTCCAGGCAGTGCACCAGAAACAAAGTGTGCTCTCGATGAGATGGTaaaagaagcaaaagaaatgctACATGACCTCGTCTCTCCAAGGGAAAAGTATGAAAAACTTAGTGAACTAGAGTATGTCGTAGGTGGTGGAAGAAAATTGTTCACCTATGGTGCTGTGCTGGGGAAAGCGCTGGAGAGCATGGACAATCATGCGAACCGGTGGGACCTACTGGCAGATTTCTGGGCCGAGTTGATGGTGTATATTGCCCCATCTAACAATGTAGCTGGTCACATAGAACTTCTTGCGGAAGGAGGCGAGTTTGTGACTCACGTCTGGGCTTTGCTCATGCATGCCGGTATTTTGAGCGTCCCAGTACTACAATAA